The Thermosipho melanesiensis BI429 sequence CACCTTAGAAGAGAAAACATATAATTTTCTTCCGGAAAAATTACCATACATGTCAATAATCATGGCAAAAAGGAGAGAAAAATAAATGGTTTATTTCATTGGTGCAGGGCCGGGCGATCCTGAACTTATCACCCTTAAAGCATACAAAATTCTTCAAAAATGCGATGTAGTAATATACGCAGGCTCTTTAGTCAACAAAGAAATCTTAAATTTCACAAAAAAAGATGCAAAAATATTTGACAGCTCTAAATTAACTCTTGAAGAGATTATTGATATATACAAAAAATACAAAGAAAAAGATATTGCAAGACTACACACAGGAGATCCTTCCATATATGGTGCAATAAACGAACAAATTTATTTTTTAGAAGAGATGAATATTCCATATGAAATTATTCCAGGGGTAAGTTCTGCTTTTGCAGCGGCCGCAAAGATTAAAAGTGAACTTACAGCTCCAGATATCTCACAAACAGTTATATTCACAAGGTATGGAAAAAATATACCAACCCCGGAAAACATTAAAGAGCTTGCAAAACATAAGTCAACGCTTATTATCTTTTTGAGTGTCAATTATCTCAGTGAAATAGTTGAAACATTAAAAACAGAGTATCCGATAGATACACCTGTAAAAGTTGTTTACAAAGCAACTTGGAAAGATGAAAAAATAATACATGGAACACTTGAAAACATAACAGAAAAAGCAAAAGAAATCAAAAACACCGCCCTTATATTCGTAGGTGAAGTATTCAAGAAAAAAGATACATTTTCAAAACTATACGACAAAAATTTTTCACATAAATTTAGGAAGGTAAAACCATGAAGATAGCAACTATTACACTAACAAACAACGGAAAATGTGTTGCTGAAAAGATTAGAAAATACATAAAAACAGATATATTTACTAAAAAAGATAATATATTACCTCTTAAAGATTTCGTCAAAAGGATCTTTCACAAATATGATGCACTCATACTTATTATGGCAACTGGTATAGTAGTAAGAACTATTTGTGGATTTATAAAGGACAAATACACAGATCCTGCAATTGTTGTTATAGACGAAAAAGGAAAAAATGTAATAAGTCTTTTATCTGGACACGTCGGTGGTGCAAACGAACTTACACTAAAAATCGCAAAAATCTTAAATGCAAATCCTGTAATAACCACAGCAACTGATTTAAACAACGTTCCTGCGATAGATTTAATTGCAAAAAAATACAACTTTGAAATTGAAAATAAAGAAAATATAAAAGTTATATCTTCTATGCTCGTTAATAATGAAAAGGTTGATTTCATTGTCGATGATTACTTAAACATAGATATAAAGAGTACTGTATACAAAAATTCCAAAGCACAGGTATACATAACAAACAAAATAGTAAATAGTGAAAAAACACATGTAATATTAAGGCCAAAAAATATAGTAGTAGGTATAGGTTGTAAAAAAGATATTCCCTTTAAGCAATTATTATCCGAATTAGAATTTTGTTTCAAAAAACTAAATTTATCACTAAAAAGTATATGCACCATTACATCGGCAGAAATAAAGAAAGATGAAAAAGCGATAATAGAATTATCAAAATACCTAAAAGTTCCAATAAAATTCTATACTTTACAAGAAATAAAAAAAATAGAACACTTATTTGAATGTTCTAGTTTTGTAAAAAAAACATTTGGAATATGTGGCGTTTCAAGACACAGCGCTTATCTTGAAAGTAAAGGAAAAGAAATGCTATTCCACAAAAAAAATGGGATTACCATATCAGTTTGGAGGAAGTAAAATGATAAAACTTGTAGGAATTGGTCCGGGAAATATTGATAACATGACACTAAAGGCTATTAACTCTATAAAAGAAGCAGATGTTGTCTTGGGATATTCTACATATAT is a genomic window containing:
- the cobM gene encoding precorrin-4 C(11)-methyltransferase, which translates into the protein MVYFIGAGPGDPELITLKAYKILQKCDVVIYAGSLVNKEILNFTKKDAKIFDSSKLTLEEIIDIYKKYKEKDIARLHTGDPSIYGAINEQIYFLEEMNIPYEIIPGVSSAFAAAAKIKSELTAPDISQTVIFTRYGKNIPTPENIKELAKHKSTLIIFLSVNYLSEIVETLKTEYPIDTPVKVVYKATWKDEKIIHGTLENITEKAKEIKNTALIFVGEVFKKKDTFSKLYDKNFSHKFRKVKP
- the cbiG gene encoding cobalt-precorrin 5A hydrolase; this translates as MKIATITLTNNGKCVAEKIRKYIKTDIFTKKDNILPLKDFVKRIFHKYDALILIMATGIVVRTICGFIKDKYTDPAIVVIDEKGKNVISLLSGHVGGANELTLKIAKILNANPVITTATDLNNVPAIDLIAKKYNFEIENKENIKVISSMLVNNEKVDFIVDDYLNIDIKSTVYKNSKAQVYITNKIVNSEKTHVILRPKNIVVGIGCKKDIPFKQLLSELEFCFKKLNLSLKSICTITSAEIKKDEKAIIELSKYLKVPIKFYTLQEIKKIEHLFECSSFVKKTFGICGVSRHSAYLESKGKEMLFHKKNGITISVWRK